A section of the Phaseolus vulgaris cultivar G19833 chromosome 8, P. vulgaris v2.0, whole genome shotgun sequence genome encodes:
- the LOC137824657 gene encoding uncharacterized protein yields the protein MKGAGSSREWGVDGRQGRKRSHQKPPLQPSNFSNSTMFFFSNFPNRFGVKDMLKIFQRWARVKDAFISRRLNKWGKRFWFVRLFDVKNVGNLERELDQIYIGSRKLFVNLPKYHRVDMSREEGRTRSSVGTGRREQGVKERVEMEVSKSYKGKEVWVEKGGNLLLMQLEDRKGGNGRNQSLPQSNSPCRGWREV from the coding sequence ATGAAGGGAGCGGGGAGCAGCAGAGAGTGGGGAGTTGACGGGAGGCAGGGTCGAAAGAGGTCTCACCAGAAACCACCTCTCCAACCTAGTAACTTTAGCAACTCTacaatgtttttcttttcaaatttccCCAACAGGTTTGGAGTGAAAGACATGCTCAAAATCTTCCAAAGGTGGGCAAGGGTGAAAGATGCTTTTATCTCTCGAAGGCTTAACAAGTGGGGCAAAAGATTTTGGTTTGTGAGGTTGTTCGATGTGAAGAATGTGGGAAATCTAGAGCGGGAACTTGACCAAATATACATTGGGAGTCGAAAGCTTTTTGTGAACCTACCGAAGTACCATCGAGTGGATATGTCAAGGGAGGAAGGAAGGACCAGAAGCTCGGTGGGCACGGGGAGGCGTGAGCAGGGGGTGAAGGAGCGGGTTGAAATGGAGGTAAGTAAGTCATACAAAGGAAAGGAGGTATGGGTGGAGAAGGGGGGAAATCTTTTGTTGATGCAGTTAGAGGACAGGAAAGGTGGGAATGGAAGGAATCAATCCTTACCACAAAGCAACAGTCCCTGCCGTGGATGGAGGGAAGTATGA